One genomic window of Quercus lobata isolate SW786 chromosome 9, ValleyOak3.0 Primary Assembly, whole genome shotgun sequence includes the following:
- the LOC115960354 gene encoding protein HOTHEAD-like isoform X1, with amino-acid sequence MLSGIGPSDHLQAHGIKVVLDQPLVGQGMADNPMNVLMIPSPIPVEVSLIQTVGITRFGNYIEAISGLSLSFLLSSSAQKLSRDPGLFVNKTDQPFTVPTKAMAEAAEIINAIAKASFKGGVIVEKVTGPLSTGYLELRNTNPNDNPAVTFNYFKEPEDLRRCVLGMRTIIEVVNTYPFSKFRYSNMTVQALIDMMVSLQLNKRPRHPSASFSLEQFCIDTVITIWHFHGGCQVGKVVDRDYKVLGVDALRVIDGSTFLRSPGTNPQATVMMLGRYMGEKILHERCSHGRK; translated from the exons ATGTTGAGTGGTATTGGGCCTAGTGACCATCTCCAGGCCCATGGGATCAAGGTAGTATTGGACCAACCCTTGGTGGGTCAAGGAATGGCTGATAATCCAATGAATGTCCTCATGATTCCCTCTCCAATTCCAGTTGAAGTGTCTCTGATTCAAACTGTGGGCATCACTAGGTTTGGTAACTATATTGAAGCAATCAGTGGACTGAGTCTGAgttttttactttcttcttcAGCTCAAAAACTTTCTAGAGACCCAGGGCTGTTCGTAAATAAG ACTGACCAGCCCTTCACAGTGCCCACAAAAGCAATGGCTGAAGCTGCTGAAATCATAAATGCCATTGCCAAGGCAAGTTTTAAAGGTGGTGTGATAGTTGAAAAAGTCACAGGTCCCCTCTCCACTGGCTATCTCGAGCTTCGGAACACAAATCCGAATGACAATCCAGCAGTTACCTTTAACTATTTCAAAGAACCAGAGGACCTAAGGAGGTGTGTTCTAGGCATGAGGACCATTATAGAAGTTGTAAATACATATCCATTTTCAAAGTTCCGGTATAGCAACATGACAGTGCAAGCACTGATAGATATGATGGTGAGTTTACAATTGAACAAGAGGCCGCGACATCCTAGTGCTTCGTTTTCCTTGGAACAGTTTTGTATAGACACGGTCATAACCATTTGGCATTTCCATGGAGGTTGCCAAGTTGGTAAGGTTGTTGATCGTGATTATAAGGTTCTTGGTGTGGATGCGTTAAGGGTCATTGATGGCTCAACATTTTTACGCTCACCTGGGACTAATCCTCAAGCTACTGTTATGATGCTTGGAAG GTATATGGGAGAGAAGATTTTGCATGAAAGATGTTCACATGGGAGGAAGTAG
- the LOC115960354 gene encoding protein HOTHEAD-like isoform X2, with product MGSQCYSFTGAILVGILMFHGFVHAEKAPNYTFVREATSAPTITYYDYIIIGGGTSGCPLAATLSQNARVLVLERGGSPYGNPNITNIENFSDTLSDTSPTSPTQQFTSEDGVYNARARVLGGGTALNGGFYSHASTRYVKEAGWDKTLVNKSYEWVEKLVVFKPPKVEYQVAVRDSLLEAGVLPYNGFTYDHLNGTKIGGTIFDKKGHRHTAADLLEYADPRKITVYLHATVYKIFFRNRKTTSLWCGFQRCIESVSQSILNEELEFND from the exons ATGGGCTCGCAATGTTATAGCTTTACAGGGGCTATTCTTGTTGGAATTCTCATGTTTCATGGCTTTGTTCACGCAGAAAAAG CTCCAAACTACACATTTGTCAGAGAAGCAACTTCCGCCCCAACAATCACATATTACGACTACATAATCATTGGCGGAGGGACCTCTGGGTGTCCACTAGCAGCAACACTTTCACAAAATGCAAGGGTCTTAGTCCTCGAAAGAGGAGGATCTCCTTACGGCAATCCAAACATAACCAACATAGAAAATTTCTCAGACACTCTTTCGGATACGTCTCCTACATCTCCTACTCAACAATTCACTTCTGAAGACGGTGTATACAATGCTCGAGCACGCGTTTTAGGCGGTGGAACCGCCTTGAATGGCGGATTCTACTCACATGCTAGCACTCGCTATGTAAAGGAAGCTGGTTGGGACAAGACATTGGTGAACAAATCTTATGAATGGGTGGAGAAGTTGGTGGTGTTTAAGCCACCAAAGGTAGAGTATCAAGTTGCTGTGAGAGATAGTTTGCTTGAGGCTGGGGTGTTGCCCTATAATGGGTTTACGTATGATCATTTGAATGGGACAAAAATTGGAGGAACGATTTTTGATAAGAAGGGTCATAGACACACTGCGGCAGATTTGCTTGAGTATGCTGATCCAAGAAAGATTACTGTCTATTTGCATGCAACTGTGTACAAGATCTTTTTTAG GAACAGAAAGACCACAAGCTTATGGTGTGGTTTTCAAAGATGCATCGAGAGTGTTTCACAAAGCATACTTAATGAAGAACTCGAATTCAATGATTGA